Proteins encoded together in one Formosa sp. Hel3_A1_48 window:
- a CDS encoding lysylphosphatidylglycerol synthase transmembrane domain-containing protein, translating to MNTTLKKGIKVVLPLLLGGTLVWYSLQKIALSVLAEYFKNANYFWIGLGVFFGILSHLSRAYRWKFMIEPMGYRLRLPNSTMAVFATYLINYTIPRAGEISRATILANYEGVPFEKGFGTIVAERIADSLVMLLIIGIAFFLEFDAVYGFLFQDFNPKNQWWILGSLVMASSFIYVLFKKSTHPIILKLKTLFKGFLEGALSVLKMKKKWAFIAHTFFIWGMYVLMFYVTSLSIEATSDLPLSAVLIGFIAASFSIAATNGGIGSYPLAVYAAFTIFNVAQDPSLAFGWIMWSSQTIMIIILGGLSLILLPVYNKLHPKHLGNKL from the coding sequence TTGAATACCACTCTTAAAAAGGGAATAAAAGTTGTGTTGCCACTTTTGTTGGGCGGTACACTAGTTTGGTATTCTCTGCAAAAAATAGCACTTAGTGTTCTAGCCGAATACTTCAAAAATGCCAATTACTTTTGGATTGGTCTGGGGGTATTTTTTGGGATTTTAAGTCACCTTTCTAGAGCTTATCGTTGGAAATTTATGATCGAACCCATGGGATATAGACTGCGGCTTCCCAACAGCACAATGGCTGTTTTTGCGACTTACCTTATTAATTATACCATCCCAAGAGCAGGAGAAATATCTCGTGCAACAATTTTAGCTAATTACGAGGGCGTACCTTTTGAAAAGGGATTTGGCACCATAGTCGCTGAGCGCATCGCAGATTCGTTGGTTATGCTTCTCATTATAGGGATTGCCTTTTTTTTAGAATTTGATGCCGTTTATGGGTTCTTATTTCAAGATTTTAATCCTAAAAACCAGTGGTGGATATTGGGGAGTTTAGTGATGGCCTCTTCCTTTATTTACGTACTTTTTAAGAAAAGTACTCACCCAATAATATTAAAACTAAAGACATTGTTTAAAGGGTTTTTAGAAGGCGCGTTAAGTGTTCTTAAAATGAAAAAAAAGTGGGCTTTTATAGCACATACTTTTTTTATTTGGGGGATGTATGTTTTGATGTTTTATGTTACATCACTATCAATTGAGGCAACGTCTGACCTCCCGCTGTCTGCTGTTCTAATTGGTTTTATTGCAGCAAGTTTTAGTATTGCCGCGACCAATGGAGGTATAGGTTCCTATCCCTTGGCTGTTTATGCAGCGTTTACAATTTTTAATGTAGCCCAAGACCCAAGCCTCGCCTTTGGATGGATCATGTGGAGTTCACAAACAATCATGATAATTATTTTGGGGGGCTTATCGCTTATTTTACTGCCTGTTTACAACAAGCTTCACCCAAAACACTTAGGAAACAAACTTTAG